The following are encoded together in the Limanda limanda chromosome 12, fLimLim1.1, whole genome shotgun sequence genome:
- the slc39a9 gene encoding zinc transporter ZIP9, with protein sequence MDDFSSISLLSLAMLVGCYVAGTIPLAVNFSEDKLKLITVLGAGLLCGTALAVIIPEGVHALYEEILESGHNHGKVGGAEVSESKVNADAALGAGEKHEHSHEQLHACIGVSLVLGFVFMLLVDQIGSAHVHSTAEDPESARAASSKITTTLGLVVHAAADGVALGAAASTSQTSVQLIVFVAIMLHKAPAAFGLVSFLMHAGLERNRIRRHLLVFALAAPVLAMLTFLGLSQSSKEALSDINATGVAMLFSAGTFLYVATVHVLPEVGGGGGHSHAGAGGNGGKGLSKVEVGALVLGCLIPLVLSVGHHH encoded by the exons ATGGACGATTTCAGCTCGATCAGCCTGTTGTCTCTGGCCATGTTGGTGGGATGCTACGTGGCCGGGACGATTCCTCTGGCTGTCAACTTCTCAGAG gaCAAGCTGAAGCTGATCACGGTGCTGGGAGCCGGGCTCCTCTGTGGCACTGCCCTGGCTGTGATCATCCCCGAGGGGGTCCACGCACTTTATGAAGAGATCCTTGAAA gtggGCATAACCACGGCAAGGTCGGGGGGGCAGAGGTGTCCGAGTCGAAGGTGAACGCAGACGCCGCCCTCGGCGCTGGTGAGAAACACGAGCACAGTCACGAGCAGCTCCACGCCTGCATCGGCGTGTCTCTGGTTCTGGGCTTCGTCTTCATGCTGCTGGTGGATCAGATCGGAAGCGCTCACGTGCACAGCACCGCTGAAG ATCCCGAGTCAGCGAGAGCCGCCTCCTCAAAGATCACCACCACCCTGGGTCTGGTGGTCCACGCTGCAG CTGACGGCGTGGCGCTCGGAGCTGCAGCCTCGACCTCTCAGACCAGCGTGCAGCTCATCGTCTTCGTGGCCATCATGCTGCACAAG GCCCCGGCGGCGTTCGGTCTGGTGTCTTTCCTGATGCATGCTGGTCTCGAGAGGAACCGCATCCGCAGACATCTCCTGGTCTTCGCCCTGGCGGCGCCTGTCCTCGCCATGCTCACGTTTTTAGGCCTCAGTCAG agcagcaaaGAGGCGCTGTCAGACATCAACGCCACCGGTGTGGCCATGCTCTTCTCCGCCGGCACCTTCCTGTACGTAGCCACCGTGCACGTCCTCCCGGAGGTGGGAGGGGGCGGCGGCCACAGCCACGCTGGCGCCGGAGGGAACGGAGGGAAAGGGTTGAGCAAGGTGGAGGTGGGAGCTCTGGTGCTGGGCTGCCTCATTCCCCTGGTGCTGTCTGTGGGACACCACCACTAG